The DNA region GAAACTGAGACATCACGGTGGGCGAAAAAGCGGTTTCGCGTGGTGCGTCTCGGGCATTTTACGGCATTTACAGTCTTGTGACTGTAAATGCCAAACACGCATCGTGACAACAGTACTCAAATGCACTCGCTCACTTCGGTTACGGGCAACGGTTTAATGGCTGCACTTCAACGAAGACGTGAGACCACTTCAATTGGCCCGGCGTGACGGTAAAGGAAGCACTCGATGAGGTCAAACAACCCGAACCAGCTCCAACCGCAACTACAGTATAGCCTCAACCCTAACCCTCCAACGAACCTCAACGCTAACACAATCATAACCTGAACTTTCACCCCAAGTGACCGTAACCGTTCGAGTTGGGGTTCCTACCCCACCCCGATCCTAACCCTAACCGCGGCTCAATGCGGTGTGACTACGACAGGACGAGAAGGTTAACATATGGCTCCAACATTTGACAGCTCAACCGGATGTGAGCTGCCGATATCTGGAATTCAGTTTTGCGTCGTTTCAATCGGCCAAATGAAGCGGCGGATATTTGTAACCGGAGTTACGACTTGTCCAAACGATGCAGATATCTCCGCTTCTCAAACCGCCATCACAGCTCTCTCCAATTCAGACAGATGTCCATCGTTCACTTGTGTATGTCTGCGCCCGAGTCGTAGATATTCGCAACGAAAAGCCCCAAAAGCCAGCTCATTTGTCCGATGCGGAAGAACCATTCCGCGATCGGTCGTTTCAACAAGTCGCAGTTACATTACAGCTATCTTGAATGACAATTACAACGATTCCAAATGGAATTTACTACTCGCCCGAAAGGCCTCGTCGATATCGCCGACGCCAAGTGCGAAGAGTCCAAAATCGGCTCGCCGTATTTACCTTAGATTATTTACCTtaccttcattcattcatttcccttAACTTTGAGATTGTCCCTCGCATGCTTGAAAAAGGTCCGCACGGGGTCCCGCGCCACTCATTACTTTATTTTGCCGTCCGCCACTCACCAAAGTTGACGTAATCTCCTCCTCGCTCGCGGTACATCTGGTAGACGAAGAAGCAGGAGGCGGGCTTGAGCAGCAGGCTGAGGATGGCCATGCCGGCGCTGAAGCGGAACACGTCGCGGCCCTTTTCCGACGCCAGCTCGCTCAGCGAGTAATAGATGCCAAAGTGGACGATGTCGGTCAGGATGCTCACGGCCATCCCGATCAGAAACTGCGCCCGGCCGAAAAGAGGGAGAACCTTACCTCAAAAAGTGCATGACTTCGGCGTTCCGGCCCGTAACCCCAGAACCCCGAAATCCTAACCTCCACCGTCGCCCGCATCCCGACCGGGCGCGAAGAAGCGTGAAGACAACCTCGGTCCCCAATCCGACCTCAAAGGTATTATTTCGCAGTACTTTGTCAGCCGAACTTGTCGAGCGGATACCGTACGGGCGACGCAAACCGTGACTTGTCGCTCGAAACCCCCCGGGCTGGAACGCGAACTTCGAAAACCCAACGCTAACCGTAGCCACGCTTGTAAAAGGTTCAGTAGCTGAAGGCCATATTTGTGGCGAGTAGAAGTTCAACCGTTGAACTGTAAAATCAAAAGATATGAATACCAAGAAGCAGAAATACGAACAACGGTGTCAAGTACAGCTACATGAAAACTCTACCCGAGTACCGTAACGCAGTATTACGTCACGGGAGCGAGCGAAGGTCGAACCGAAGGACGAGCAAGCGAAGAAGCTGTTTTGGGCGACACTCACCATCAGCACGGCGTCGACGGAGTCCCTGTGAGCGATGGCCCACACGCCCACCGCCAGGACGCTGAAGTTGCCCCAGGCGAAGGAGGTGGGCAGCCACGCCATGCAACccctgcccacacacacacacacagatgcgtACACATCGCAGGCAAACGTGCGCATGCTCGGTGACCTATTGGAGGTCGACGTGGGGGGAGAAATTCCTCAAGTTTGTGAAGAAAAACGTGTTCACTCACCAAACTGTCAGCAGCCAGTGCACCAAAACGATGGCCTGGCAGCCCCGCAAAAAACACGACAAATGGAAATGTTCACCGTTCGTTCAAAACAGTCAGAATAATACAGACATGCTCCTCaacaaataaagacaataataatcatTGGATGACACTCATAATGCACGcaaacaaataatgcatctacaaatagaaaacaaaaaatttcaAGTCAATGACTAGTTCttgacaataaatacaataaaaatgaattcatCACATCCATTTAGCGATGACACTTTAgtccaggaaaaaaaatggaatggaaatCATTTCATAACAGTAATCATACAAGTTTATTAtacaagtatataaaaaaaaaaagtgacaaaataaaaattaaaaaaacacgatTATAATGAAAAATGAACGTTCaactagaaaacaaaaaaaatatttaaacaaaaagccaaaataaatgatgaatttctaaataacaacaataattctacaaataaacacttgaataaaaagGATTTAATCACAACctgtataaaaataatacatacaaaataataattaaaagaaaaatctacaATTAGAAACTGTGTTTTTAGGAAACATGTTGCAAGTAACAAACcaagatgattaaaaaaaaaatcacaataataataataataataataaagtgttttttccaTTCAAAAACAAGTGGACAAGACGAGTGTTACAACGCTGTTAATTTGCTTTCGTTTGATTTATCTTCCGCACTTCCACACAACGTTattgtcatttcattttttgaatGAATTGAAAGAATGAATGTTAAACGCCCATAAGGAGGGTCCCCCAGCTAAAATGATCccaatattataataatttatatatCATTAGTTGGACTTCCGATCCAGATTCCTTTGACGCCCTCCAAAAGTTCCTTTTTGAGCCCCAGAGCCGCAGTTTGCAAACCCTGTGCAAACCTAACACATCCGTCAAATGAGCGACGGCCAAGTTGTCATCGGGAACCTCCCGATTGGGCATTTGTCATCTTCTCGTCGCGCCCATGTCAATGTGTTGGAATTGTTAACTCCAAATAAGGTTTTTCTCTTCCCCCCAAAAGTTCCAAAAACGCCACCGCGACACGAAAACGAAGGGTTTTTAAAAAGCGGCTTACCTTCAGATTGATGGCAGGAATTTCCATAACAAGCAGCAGGGCTCAAACCTGTCTGAGAGTTTTAAAAAGAGGAACAGCACAGCACAGCGCGCAaggttttggcttttttttttttttttttttttttagcctcggCTTGCAAACAACGAACCATGTGACAGCACCCTGACTGCTTCCCATGTGACTCACACCCACCCTCGCCACCGCCTTCCTCCTGCTCAACTTCGCCCTCCGACGCTTCCCGCCTCCCCGAAAAGGCCGACCGCACTTCTTCTCTCTTGATTTGatcacaaagaaacaaacaggaaTGTTGTCGTGGGACATCAATTCCAGGACAACGGAATGCCAGCATCgcctgtacagtaaataaaatatttgttatcaTGCTGAGAGATGATTTCTATTCCCATAACTtccttttggggggggaaaaaaagttgttcgAATGAGTCAAGCAATGTTAAATTCCCTTTTAAGAAATACATTAAATGGACATTTTGAGTGCTGCTCATTTGTTACACAACAAATAGTTTAATCTTAAACGCGAGCACAATACAgggaaataagaaaaaaaatgaagaataaaTGAAGAAGAGTGGAACAATAAACTTGATAACACGACTAAAAGTTGAAAAGAAAACGACACCTTCATATTCACAAATCGTTTCACGTATTAGGAATCGCCTTGCAGTTGCAGATGATATTCAGtttgagacaaaaagacaaatgatatcagtttctgtgtgcGAGATGAATGTCAACAACCTTGAAGAAGAGCAATTGTTCCCGGAGCACACGAGCAAACGACAAAAAAGGTACATCGTCAGTGCCGGGCGGAATCTTCGCATTTCTAAAACCTAGACCTTTCCGGGAACCAAATAAACGGCGCCTGCTTTGCGTCACCGAATGCCGCTTCATTCAAGTCGGTCTTGCACGTTATATTGCCATCATCAACATCGACACAACACAACACCAAAATCGTGTTTCATGGCTAATTTCAGTTTAAGCGTTCAATAGAGCTAATGGGTTTGTTCGCAAACTATTTATacaactttaaattggttaataatgtgtaaaaaataacagatgatgTGGGAATAGACCTATGGTATCGATTAGTGACGagaatatgaaattgaccatatttggacatgtaAGGTTCCCGCCTAACAGCCACATATATACGTTTATCAGCACTGCGATGTTCCAACATTATAAACAAGCAAATTAAAGGGGTTAGGGTACGGTTGGGGTAAAGGTAGGGTTAGAGTTAGGGTAGTGTTGGGCTTAGGTTGGGGTAATTCTGGGGTAAAGGTTAGGGTAGTGTTGGGCTTAGGTTGGGGTAGTGCTGGGGTAAAGGTTAGGGTAGTGCTGGGCTTAGGTTA from Phycodurus eques isolate BA_2022a chromosome 10, UOR_Pequ_1.1, whole genome shotgun sequence includes:
- the agtrap gene encoding type-1 angiotensin II receptor-associated protein isoform X1 produces the protein MEIPAINLKAIVLVHWLLTVWGCMAWLPTSFAWGNFSVLAVGVWAIAHRDSVDAVLMFLIGMAVSILTDIVHFGIYYSLSELASEKGRDVFRFSAGMAILSLLLKPASCFFVYQMYRERGGDYVNFGFPSVGRNREAYQSIDPQQGASTSAANPFNQAQDTKTARAY
- the agtrap gene encoding type-1 angiotensin II receptor-associated protein isoform X2, with the protein product MEIPAINLKAIVLVHWLLTVWGCMAWLPTSFAWGNFSVLAVGVWAIAHRDSVDAVLMFLIGMAVSILTDIVHFGIYYSLSELASEKGRDVFRFSAGMAILSLLLKPASCFFVYQMYRERGGDYVNFDLETSVDSRCTTDSADSAFIGRRY